CTGCTCGAAATCCTGCagttttgctttcttttcaaaaaattccttATCATCCTCGACAATTGGGGGCTTTGCTCCACCCCAATCATTGGCCACTGATTGCTTCAACTCCTTAAAAATCCTCAACAAGTCCCTCCCACCCTTGGTGGGCTGTGTCACCTCGCTCATATTGGATGCGCCCCCATCCAAACTCTTTCCACCAAGCAGCTGCTTCGGCAGCCTAGCCGCCCCATCTAACATTCTTGATGCTACATCAGTTGTCCTCACCAGCGTCATTTTTCCAGAAGCCTCCAAGAAAACCCGTAATTCCTCACTCTTCCTTATCACCGGGTGTGCAGCTAGTCGCCTCAAATACTTCTCCAATGCTGCGCGCCTTTGCTCTACAAATTCATTCTTCTGCATCACCTGACTCTCAACAACACTCTTATCCGGCCTCAAAGGTATAAAGTACCCACGATAACTCTCTGCTAACCTATCCGATAGTGCAACAACATCCTTAAACCTTCTCCTGACATTAAATTCTGTCCCACTAAACTCCGGCATATTTGTAAAAGTTGTAATCAAATACGTAAAGTAAGAACTTCCTCCCGGCACAAGAGACGCTGATTGCTCCAGCTCCCTTTGTGGATCCGAAACTGAGATTTTAAGGTAGTATGATGAAGACGAAGGCGATGCCAATGCGGAGCCGTCCTGGCCGTTCATGTCACCAGAATCGACAGAATCGAAGTCAAAAGATCGGAAAACGGCTTCTGCATAAGAAGGGGGATCAAGAATGGAGTGGATTGTACTAGGACTGGGATTTAGGGCTTGTTTCGAAGGGGAAGGCTGCAAAGGATCAGTGTCATTGGTGGGGATATCAACGAACTGAGATGAGGAGAGGGGGTCGTCAGGAAACGATTTCGAGCCATCGGATGGCGGTGAGAAATCATCTGCTAGGACTATCGACGCCATTTGCTCTTTCGACGCGTAGAGATGCGCTTCCTCGTAGCCCTGGTTCTCATAGCCcatcattatttttcacttttcctCAACTGGGCTTCCTTAGTTTTGCAAATTTTCTCcaagatttcaagaaaattacaagGTCTGTAAGAAATGAGGTGATTCAGCTAGAGTATGATGTACGATGGTGACATTTCTAGTAATTGGAGTTTCCGATGTTTAATGAGGCGGATGGGGTTAGAGTAACAGTGGAGCAGGGATTTGGCCACGGCCTAGGGTGGTGCGGAGGCCGGGTACGGTGGTGGGACGACGGAGGTCAATGGGGGTGAGGTTGGGGGAAGAGAGATTTTAGTTTCCGGGGATTAGAAGGAAAGTGAAGTAAAGATAAAATGAAGAGGATGACTTGGTGTTGCCACGTGATTAACACGTGTAGAAGGAACATTTCgatcattttcaaaaattaaaaaaataaaaatgaaaggaaaaatgacaaccatttcagataattatacttaccaGATTCCCTACATTATGTTACTGTTATACTgacatataaacaaatattatgatttatatatatatatatgtatatatacttaGATAATATGACATGTATTATTTGCGtacatataatcaattaaataccacgtaaattttaaaatataaaaaaagaaaaattcactCACAAATACTAGTTTGCGGCATCacaatatcaatatttttgttgtgtcGATAATACTCATAAATtagctttttttaaaatataatatattattttttatattttatttaattacattatattataaatataaaatattatttactaaaatatacaTAACGACGGCGTGCcataaatactaatatatataaaaataaaataaatgatgaacatgtataaaaatgtaagataaacataataatatattaaaaattaaaagagaatgtctgtcatttgaaataaataaataattagagtATAATGagtagtttaaaatttaatgcaGATGGTAGTCAATTGTGAGtgaaaagttttttttttttttaatattaatatagatattataatatattgagtACAAATAATTCATGCCAAACCAATGATCAGATTGGGTCGTGTTGATTGGATCCATTGGGCTGAAGAACCTCCAATTACGCCCAATCAAAGATTAGATAAGCGTACAATTAAGTTTAAAACTTGGGGAAAGACTTGGGCTGCCCCATTCCCAAAACTACAAATGGCCCACCACATATCTGGGCTAAAATCAGTTGCTGAATAGCTAGACAGGCGCAACGGCCCATTTACATTTTCTATCCTTTATAGGTTTGTTTATAGGAACACATACAATCAATTCTTCCAAGCGAATGTTTGATTGGTAAGATTGAGCAATCACAATTAAAAGGTGGTGAATTTGAGTCCCACGAATGTAGTTTTATAGTATTAGAAAGAGGTGCGAGAGGGTTGTAAAAACCCAACCCTAaccacataaataaaatattctagtTCAAATTGAGTTCGATTGCGTTGATAACATAGCAAgagttattttaattattatgtaactGGTCACTCTTTCTAAATTACAAACTAATCATATGGATATCATTTGTCACACAtccttaatttataattgaaaaattggataattacactcccctttCCTGAgctttggtgtaattacacataaaattcttgtggtttgagaaattacattcaatatatttgatatttgtttttgtctaacaaataaatccacTCGTTAGTCAATGTTCAtgaatttgttgaattaacaaaaaaataatctacATTTACTCttgattattgatttattacatatcaaataaaatttgttatgaccaaattacccttatacgtcttcacgtgttaatgcatgtgagaaagtatatatttaccattataaggatagtttaatcagaaaaaaaaaattgtttgacctgccTAAGTCAGTAATTAATCAATCGAGggaaaatatcattttttgttaatatcaataaattcaacaaattttaactaattgagGGATTTATTCAttagatagaagcaaatatcaaaaatattaaatataatttttcaaatcgtataaaatttatatataattacatcaaatatatatatataaaaaaaaacagaatgTAAATATCCc
The window above is part of the Sesamum indicum cultivar Zhongzhi No. 13 linkage group LG7, S_indicum_v1.0, whole genome shotgun sequence genome. Proteins encoded here:
- the LOC105167011 gene encoding sorting nexin 2B; the encoded protein is MMGYENQGYEEAHLYASKEQMASIVLADDFSPPSDGSKSFPDDPLSSSQFVDIPTNDTDPLQPSPSKQALNPSPSTIHSILDPPSYAEAVFRSFDFDSVDSGDMNGQDGSALASPSSSSYYLKISVSDPQRELEQSASLVPGGSSYFTYLITTFTNMPEFSGTEFNVRRRFKDVVALSDRLAESYRGYFIPLRPDKSVVESQVMQKNEFVEQRRAALEKYLRRLAAHPVIRKSEELRVFLEASGKMTLVRTTDVASRMLDGAARLPKQLLGGKSLDGGASNMSEVTQPTKGGRDLLRIFKELKQSVANDWGGAKPPIVEDDKEFFEKKAKLQDFEQQLINVSQQAESLVKAQQDIGETMGQLGLAFVKLTKFETEEAIYDSQRACAADMKNVATAAVKASRLYRELNAQTVKHLDKLHEYLGMMLAVNNAFSDRSSAFLTVQTLLSDLSSLHSRIEKLEAASSKIFGGDSSRIRKIEELRETVRVTEEAKTCAIREYERVKENNRNELERLDKERHDDFVNMLKGFIVNQAGYAEKMASVWETVAEETSGYAKK